The genomic window GCAGCAGCCTACGTCTTCTTTAAAATTTTGAGATAATCATATTTAAGTCCTGAGTGATCCAAAATAATTATAGTTAACGTTTTATGGCTTTTCCGACGTAGCCTGTCCAAGTATTTTTTACAAATACAAAGTTGAAGTTTTGAGCCACTTTTCCTGTAATTGCAATTTTCCAAAAAGCTTTGGAATTAAGGTTTGGAACAAGCCCTTCCAAGCTTATTACGTCAAGAGAAGAGCTTAAGCACATAGCCTTAAGCTCTTTAGGTTTAATAAATAAGGGATAGACGTGCATGTTTTTCGGGGTGTTTTTGACAAACCACTCTACGGCTTTTATAATTAACAAATAACTTAAAGGATTCCGGTTGAAAGTATGAAAAAGAAAAAGACCGCCAGGTTTTAGAATTCGAGAAGCCTCCCTAATGAGTGTTTCCGGCTCTTCCACATGTTCTAAAATATCCATGGCGGAGACTACATCAAAGCTCTCACTTTCAAAAGGGAGCTCATAAGCTGAGGCTTCAACATACTCCACTCGTTTTGATTGATCATATTTTTTCGCGACTTCAAGGGATTTTTTTGATAAATCAATGCCTGTCACTTTGTAACCTTTCTCTGAGACAGCATTTGTTAAAAAGCCGCCGCCGCATCCGACATCTAAAAAATTAAGGTCTTTTTTAGGGTATTCCTCTAATTGTTTAAGAACCCATTTATTTCGTGCTTTATTTTCCGCTCGCAAAAGTGCGATGGGGTGGTCATCCGAGCCATACCACATCTCACCTAAATTATCGTAAAAGGCGTTATTTATGCCTGAGGCTGCTTTGGTTTCCATATAAAATTCCAGAAAACAACTTGGTAAATGAAAAATGTTAATATTGAGAAAAAATAGCCGTATAAGCTGAATTGCAAAGCCGCTTTATCATTCAAAAAAGCGATCATGGGTTTAGGCAGGATGGCTGGATCATGAATGCTTAGAAAAATAATTCCGGCGGTAATGAGCGCAATCGGGTGAAGCACAAATAAAACAGCATGAAGCCAATTTTCTTCCCAAGGAGCCTCTTCTTTATGAATGAATTCATCTTTTGTTACAAGAATGCAGGAAAAAATGGCCGCCCCTCCATAAAGTTTCAAAGTCCAATCCCCATAGGGGAAGAATAAAAGAAGGCTAAGGGTTAGAAGTTGACTAAGAGTGTCTATAGGATGGCCGATTCTTTCCCACTTAGGCAAACCCCGTCTGACATGAAAATAAAATTCATCAAATAGAATAGCAAGTCCTTGAAAAAGAAAGGGGAGTAAGCTTAAGGTCCACATAAAATTATCTCGTTTTTGATTCTTTTTTTTGAAGAACAAGTCCGGCCATAGTAAGCCCGGGTCCAAAGCCTAGGCTTATGATAATCGAATCATTTGGAATTTTTTCATCATGAAGCTGGACATTCCAGATATGAGGAAGAGTGGCTGAGGACATGTTTCCGTATTGCTCCAACACCTTAAAGCTCGAATCAATGTGCTCTTTTTTAATATCAAGAAGCTTCATGCAATGCTCCAAAATTTTTGGGCCCCCGGGATGAATCGCATAGTAAAGGGGGCTTGCGTCTTCTGAAATGCAAATTTTTTCTTTTAACCTTGATACAAATCCCTTTAAATTCTTTGCGATTAACAAGGGAATTTCTTTAGCTAAAATAAAGCGGAAGCCGTTTTCATTTAAAAGCCATTCCATAGCTTCTTCCGAATCGGGAATTTGTTCTTCATGATACCCTAAAAGAAGAAAATGACTTAAATTTTCTTGCAAGGCGTATGCTTGATCGATTAGAGAATATTTAATGAACCCGTCGGCAAAAAGGGATTGGGCCACTAAATCTTCATCTGAATGTCTTTCAGGATGATAATGAAGCGTGCAAAGCTCTGTGTGAACGATATCGACTTGATTTGATTTTTGATGAACAAAAGAGCTTCCGACGCGAATGGCCGGAATGGAAGCGTAACAGCCCATGTGATAAAGGTGAGTGACTTTGGTCTCCCTCATCCAGTTTTTCTTATTAACAATTTTTTGGGCTGCTGAAGGAGAGGCATACCCGGTGCAACTAACATGGATAAGGTCTTCCGGTATATGGATTTCATTTTCATAAAAATCTATAAATATCTTGTCTACATGGTGGCGATGAAATTTTTGCTTTTCTCCAAGTAAAACTTGAGAAGAAGAATCTTTTAGCCGATAAATCTGCATGTTGTCCCAATCATTATGCAAGAAGTCGGAGACAACATGGCCTCTTTGATGAATATTGGCCGGCTTGCAAGCAACTTTTGCAATTCTTTCTTGAAGCTTTTCTTTGAAGTCCAAAGTTTCATTTTCGCCTAAAGCATATTGATTCCCGTACGCCCTTAGATGAGAAGCAGAGATCCAGTTAAGGGTACTTTGCTGGGAGGATTCAAAAGGCGGCCTTTTAAAATTGAAGCGAGCAAGAGCAGTTGAGCTTTTAAGCATCCAAAAACCTTTGAATAAGATGTCTTGACCTATTTACCTATACGAGATAATTCTTAGCAAATCCTAATTCAAAAATAGCAGAATAAAAGTGTAGAATAGAGCCCCTAGCACAAAGGCTCTAATATCATTATCTTTATTTTCTGGTAGTTCATGACGGATGACATTCATAATGACACCGCCTCCAATAAAGGCACTGATAAGAGCGATAGCTGTTTCTGAAAGGTCAAAGTAATAGCCTGCAAGCCAACCTAAAAAAATGGAAGCGATAAGAAGCCATTTTTCTTTATGATTATATAGTTTTCCATGCTTTTCGTTTAGCGAGTAATCTGTTGTAAAATAATGAAGCGCCATAGCAAAGGTAAATAAAATAAGCGGTTGAACTTCAGGGTCATTTTCATCCACTACCGCATACCCGACAAAAAAATTAAACAAAGAATAGGAAAGAGTGGAAAGCCAAAAGGAAAAGGAAGAATGTTTTACTTGGCTGCTTTTATCTACTAGATAAAAAAGTAAAAAGCCAAGAAGAGCCATAATAAAAACGTGTCTTTCCAAAAAGGGTAGGCTGCCTCTAAGAGCTTTTTCAACCGCTTCATCGCTTTCTCCAAGTTTCGGCAAAAGATCTATAAAAATAAAAGAAATGGCTACGCCCCCCCCGAAAGAGAGAAGTGTTCCCTGAAGCTTATTTTTTCTAATTCGTGAAGCAAATAAATGAACAAGAGCAAATAGGCTTACAGATAAAAAGGCATAGAAGGGATAAATATTCATTTAATAATCAGCATCTTAATATTTTAAGTAAAATAAAAATTCTTAATAAGGCAACGACCATTTTAAATAAACCAATAAATAATTATGTTGGAGAATAAAAAGAACCTTAGAAAGAATGGGAAAGTATAGCTTTAAAGAAATTCTGATTTTAATCCTGGCGGTAGCTTTTGGATTATTCTTTACAGGCCTTCTTTTTACTCAAACACGTCAAAAAGTATATTATTCCGGAAAGGAAGAATTTGCAAGGCAAGTTGAGAAAATAAAAAGAGGCATTCATGAACGTTTTGAAAAATATGAAGGAGTTCTAGAAGGCGCGCGAGCTTTTCTTTATAGTTCAGAAAAAGTCACACCTAGCGAATGGGATCAATATGTCAGTAGCATCAACTTAAAAGACCGCTATCCCGGTTTTTTGGGTTTGGGTTTTGCCCTGCATGTCCCTCTTGATGAAAAAAATCAATTTTTAAAATGGGCGGAAGATCATATCGATAAGGAATATCAAATATGGCCTGAAAGTTCAAAAAACTCTTATCTTCCTGTAGTCATGCGGTCCCCTCTCACCAAGAATAAAGTGATCGGTTTTGATCTTTTCAGCGATAAAAAACGCTATAATGCTGCTCAAAGGGCGATTACAACAAATAGCCCCACCTTAACCAGAAGCATAAAGCTTGTGCAGTTTGATCAAACAGGGCCCGCTTTTTATT from Criblamydia sequanensis CRIB-18 includes these protein-coding regions:
- the ubiG gene encoding bifunctional 2-polyprenyl-6-hydroxyphenol methylase/3-demethylubiquinol 3-O-methyltransferase UbiG, whose product is METKAASGINNAFYDNLGEMWYGSDDHPIALLRAENKARNKWVLKQLEEYPKKDLNFLDVGCGGGFLTNAVSEKGYKVTGIDLSKKSLEVAKKYDQSKRVEYVEASAYELPFESESFDVVSAMDILEHVEEPETLIREASRILKPGGLFLFHTFNRNPLSYLLIIKAVEWFVKNTPKNMHVYPLFIKPKELKAMCLSSSLDVISLEGLVPNLNSKAFWKIAITGKVAQNFNFVFVKNTWTGYVGKAIKR
- a CDS encoding 3-oxoacyl-[acyl-carrier-protein] synthase III C-terminal domain-containing protein translates to MLKSSTALARFNFKRPPFESSQQSTLNWISASHLRAYGNQYALGENETLDFKEKLQERIAKVACKPANIHQRGHVVSDFLHNDWDNMQIYRLKDSSSQVLLGEKQKFHRHHVDKIFIDFYENEIHIPEDLIHVSCTGYASPSAAQKIVNKKNWMRETKVTHLYHMGCYASIPAIRVGSSFVHQKSNQVDIVHTELCTLHYHPERHSDEDLVAQSLFADGFIKYSLIDQAYALQENLSHFLLLGYHEEQIPDSEEAMEWLLNENGFRFILAKEIPLLIAKNLKGFVSRLKEKICISEDASPLYYAIHPGGPKILEHCMKLLDIKKEHIDSSFKVLEQYGNMSSATLPHIWNVQLHDEKIPNDSIIISLGFGPGLTMAGLVLQKKESKTR